The Jaculus jaculus isolate mJacJac1 unplaced genomic scaffold, mJacJac1.mat.Y.cur mat_scaffold_35_1_3033546_arrow_ctg1, whole genome shotgun sequence genome segment TTTTGTTTCATCCTGCAGCTTTAGATTTTTGGGTCTTATTTTGAGGTATTTCATCCATatgaagttgatttttttttttttttttgcatgggaaGAGGAATGGGTGtagcttcatttttctatatgtagTTATTCAACATGTCTAGCAACATTTGTTGAGAATGCTATGTTTTCTGTAGTGTACATTGCCATAGTCACTTGAGcgaattaaatattaaatgttcataaaaagaacacagaaaaaatgaTTATGAAGAACTCTTTTAAACGTGAAGTAAAAATACATCTTCAGAAGAACTTTAATGATGTAGAAATCATTAAATACATTACATAccattaaatataaataaggaaGACTTAATAATGAGAGAATTATATGGGAAATCAAAAGTTTCTTTTGTAGGGAGAGCCAAAATTTTAAGGGAACATGAAATTTTCAACATCTGAAATGCCATAAGTGCAGGATGGTATGTAACATAGTTACATAGTTTAGGAATTGGTAAATGAATTTCTGTATAAGCATGCAGCCCTGTGTTCAAATATATGACGCTCACCTTAAATTTTGACATGGTGAAGTGCACCTATCATCCCATGTCCTTATGAGCTTGAAAAATAAGAAGCCCTAGAAATTGCTTgtttgtctagccaaattggtgagttccaagtcatcagAATAATTGCATGTAAtccacgcatggtggcacatgtctttaatttcagcattcaggaggcagaggtaggagtatcaccatgagttctaggctaccctaagactacacagtgaattccaggtctgacaGGGAAAGAGTcagagcctatctcaaaataaaaaccaaaaccaaataatTGCATGTAAAGTAATATAGAAAAACAACTGACACTGGTTTATGGTGTACACACTGAAACAAGCATGTGCCCttttacacgcacacacacaaatacttacAATGTGGTCTTCCACAAACATGAAGATGACTATTACTCATATATACACCCCAAAATACCATAAAATCTATCACTACTGCATTTATCTTTCATTTCTTAAAACTGAGAATTCCAGCATCAAGATATGAATAGACTTTCTGTCTGGTATAGATCTACTTTCAAGTTCATGTACGACTTATATATTCTTTTGACCAATTTCACACTAGCTAAAGATGAATACAACTCTCTCGATATATTTACAACATGAATCCCTTTATGAATTgtctttcttttaataatttcaaaataccTAGTTAATCCCTATGTCATGCAGGATCATATCCTCACATAAAGGAGAATGATTACATGAGAATTTCAGGAGAAAACATCACTTATCACATGTACTACATGTCCACTCTAATTGTTGTGATGATTATCCTGTTTGAAACCTCATCCATAATGATTACTGTGTTTCTTTTCAGTGTGCCAGTCAAAAAGTATCAATATATTCTGACAATGATTTTTGTCACTGAGGAGATCAACAGAAATCCCAAACTTATACCCAACAAGTCTATTAATTTTTACTTCAGTCCTACAAAGTGTGATGATTCATTGACTATTATCTCTGATCTAAGTTCCACAGAAACTAAAGAGCACACTGTTCCTAATTATGGTTGTGAAATAATTGATTGTGGTTTAATATTTACAGGACCATCATGGGCAACAAGTAGCAAAATTGGGGCATTGCTCTCAATCTTTAACTTAGGACAGGTGAGATTTTTATGATATATGGAGTAGAATTCCTATCTCCATTATTCCATTCTTATATGCTTAAGGATGTTTTGAGTAGATATTTACTTTATCCATGTATTGTCAGATACCATTCATAGAGGTAATAATCCATGATTTTATGTGGTATCAgcacttactttttaaatattgatatgAGGAACTATGGAGACATAAAAAGGGATTTCCTATAACGCTTAAACTGTTCAGTACTTTCCTAGAGTCTTATGGATAGTGAAATATGActaataatggcatgagcaatcATCCTTCCCAATATTATTCCCAAGTGGTGATTAACACAGTTCAGATCTTAGATTGAGGTTTCTTCCAATGCTCTTCCTCACATTCATTTCTCTGTTCCTTGTCCTTTAGATTCACTATGGCCCATTTCAAACTATTCTGAGCAATGGTTTTCAGTATCCCTATCTGTATCAGATTGCTCCCAGGGAAACAAGGCTGCCATTTGCCATAGTCTCCTTAATGCTTCATTTCAACTGGACTTGGATAGGTCTGGTCATCTCTGATGATGACCAAGGTACTAAATTTctctcagacttcagagaaaatttgcaagcaaataaacCCTGCTTAGCCTTTGTGAATGTAATCCCATTAAACATGAAGCTATATAATACAAGGGCTAGGGAATATTATCAACAAATTGTGACATCATTGGCAAATGTTGTGATCATTTATGGTGAAATGAATTCTACACTGGAAGTGAGCTTTAAAAGATGGGCATATTTAGGCATCCATAGGATCTGGGTCACCACCTCACAGTGGGATGtcataacaaaaacaggaagAGACTTCATGATTGATTCATTCTATGGTGCTTTCACATTTTCTACCTACCATCATGAGAttcccaattttaaaaaatttattcagacAATGAACACTTCCCAATATCCAATAGACCTTTCTGTTATGAGATCAGAATGGATGTACTTTAATTGTTTGGACATTGAATCTAAATGTAGAACACAGAGTAAATGTTCACTCAATACTTCAATAAAATGGTATGCAAGTCAAGGATTTGACATAGCCATGAATGAGGAGAATTATAATCTATACAATGCTGTGTATGCTTGGGCATATGCCTACCATGAAATATATTATGAACAGGTAGATATTCACCCAACAATAAGTCTATGCATATTTGACTGCTCAAAGGTATGTAGTGTCATCATTGTTACCTTCTAAGTGGTTCCATACATGTTTAAACCCTGTTGCTTGGAGTTCTCTTGATTTTGTGTGtttctgcatttttttcatttactagGAAGTAAATCTAGACTGAATTTATTAGTTCCTTTTTAGGGGCAAATATTTGACCAAAATAACGTATTTGATAACAGTTTCATTCTACTTCACAGTTCAATGCTATATTCCATCATGATGCTGACACCATGGAAGCAGGGGCATGAAACAGACTGTGCCCATGGCATCTGCACTCTGTAATCAAGGGTGATGAGTATATGTGGTCATGTAGCTTTCCCTGATTAGAAACACTTGTCCCTTAAAATAGGGCCATCTGCATTCAGTGTGAGCATTCCATGTTTAGTTACCAAACCAAAAATTTCTGTAGTGACATGTCCACAGATTTGTGTCTATGGTCGATCTAATTCCAATCAAGCAGACAACCATGAAAACCCATCACTATGTGTATACATGAAAAACATACGAAAATTAATGACATCAGTTTTATCCATATTTTATGTGACACATGACCCTGATACCCTGCCCAATTGTCTTCAATATTTGATACATGatcctagtttgtttttttttttatcatgaagtaCTTGAAATCTAGATGTGAGCTTACTTTTCCCATGCCAAAGTATCCTGATCAATGTGACCAAGAGGTGGCATGTGTTGTCCATATAATTCTGTATCAACAGTGTTTTGATTGAAGACTTTAATGCTTTAGTTAATGTTCTTTTGATTTCTATAAATATAATGGAGCATAAGGCTTATCTCCATAGCCTTACTAATATTCATTGTTCAATTTTAGCAGTTTCTCCCAAAAGAAtcttatgaaaatatattaatattaatcttTAATGTATCTGtggaatttcatttatttcacacTATTGGGTACATGAAATAAAGTTTCATTCTCAGGAAAAGGCTGTAAAAAGCAAATATATTACTCATATCACATATTATGTCCATTTTTCTATGCATGTATGTAATTGGATAATGAtacatttcttttagttttaccaCACTATGAAGAATATACAATTTATTAACCCTGTTGGAGACCTAGTGACTattaatgagaaaacaaaatgtgaTGCAGACTATGATATTTTCCACATTTCAAATTTTCCACAAGGTCTTGGAATAAAGGTGAAAATAGGACAGTTTTCTTCATATGGTTCCCTCAGTCAACAATTGCATTTGTCTGATGAGGCAATAGAGTGGGCCACAGGGGGTAGGCAGGTATGTTTACCTAATTGTAATGCTTGACtctagacataaataaataacatcataTGGGGCCATGTGTGCCCATCATGATTTGGTCAAGTGCAACATGTTGTTCATGACACTCTTTCCAGGGTGCTTGACTTTATTTctaacttttgaaaaaaaatatttggaaacaacAAATTATTTCATCAAAATCTTCACAAACATGACAACATACAGTTTACTAAATGGAGTATAACATTTCAATATTATTGTAGGTGTGGATAAAAAGTTTAATAAGGGTGATTGTTTTAACATATAGTTATGAATGGAATAAGTAACATTGCTAACTTTTACAACTACACTTCTGGTTTTCCTCAGATTCCCTCCTCCATATGCAGTGAGATTTGCAGGCCTGGTTTCAGGAAGTTCCAACAGGAGGGAAAGGCAGCCTGCTGTTTTGATTGTTCACCCTGCCCAGAATATGAGATTTCTAACAAAACAGGTAAGTTGATAGTTTAGAGAGTCTTTCTCCAGTTTCACTCTTTACCCATAGTGGTAACTTCTAAGGGCCTTGAGGGAACCTGAAGAAACAGATAATATCTCTTCCTTGCTTAATGTAATCACTTGGTTGAAATGATAAATACTTGTGACCATAAAAATAACATTCACTTTACTCCATGAaccaattttttttaacctagatCCATTGTTCATACTAGTTCTCCTACAATAAAAAACACCTATGGAGATCAGTGAATTTTATTGCTATCAGGGAatgtcacacacatatataatattctttgaatttaaataaaatgaagttaataAAACTTCCACATCTTTATCTTTCCAGGATGCAGGAGGTTGCTGATGGATAATAAATGCTTAgagatatcatttttttttttgctttagagatttattttattgattgattgatttgagagggagagagaaagtgagaatgtgaGTGCCAGAATCTCTaccaactgtaaacaaactccagaagcatgttccaGCATGtacttctggtttacatgggacctggagagtaaagCCTGGGtctagtctttgcaggcaagtatgttaaacagctagccatctctccacccaattTTTGGCTTTAGAGATATgtaattttctaaacattttcaatataagCATAATATCTCCTGagtgtttataaaataaatcagaaatcaGTTGATTTTAATACTGTAGACAATAGCACATCACAAAAATTTAAATCCTTTATCAAGAAACATAAATATTCCAGTTAAAATATTGTGAGCATTGTTTCAGATGTATATTGAAGCATGTAAAAGGataataggaaatgttctgaggttaaaaatacaaataaaaaatatatatctctgAGATGTCAAGCTTACTAGGTTGAGTACAGAATGGAAGAATAGGTGCTATTTTATATTTCCCTCGATTTTGCAGGTGAGAATGCAAGAAATGGGGGTGGCATGTTAGCGTAGAACCTAAAGGCTgcaataaatatgatcaaagggatttaaaaatgatataaatattaattcCTCAATGTTTTCATCTAATAGAGCCTGGAGCATATCTAATATCCAGTGCACATTTTTAGTGCACCAGAAATCCAAGTGGATATGGAGGGGCATTGATACATGATGTAAAGAAAGGAATGAGATTGACATTAATTTTTAGTATGATTGGATAATgtcataaaatgtattaaaataatagaaatataaaaaaagttcATTCAAGTAATGCTTCTATATACAAtccaaattaattagttaaatacAAACCAGTGTTGTTGGATAAGTAAGATATAGTGaagtgtttttttatttgtacatgttaGCCATGTTATGTGTACCAAATAAAGTGGAATGTATGGTCTTATAATACATGATTCATATAAATGTATGCACATAAATTTACAATACATGATTAAGAGAAATATGATAAGGattataaatggaaaaatattccTTTATAGAAATACTCAATAGGAGGAATCATATGTTTCTTTTAAATACCATTTTATGATTCAAGGTAATTTCAGTCAAAATAGTAAAACaccatgatagaaaatacaacTTACAGGTGGGAAGAATTTTCCCCAGTTCCCTATTGTTTATCatgttcattcttttcaaatTTGGCAAATTATCTTGTTAATAATACTTTCTTGATCAAACTTCTTGACCAAATTATGCTAAAACATAGACCAAGGATTATTGAGGTAGAGTTTGGAAAAATACGTAAATGGTATGTCCTCTCAAAATTAGAACATAAATATCTATTccaaggagttgatttttttgtttgtttgtttttcgaggtagctcaggctgacctgaaattcactctgtattctcagggtggcctctaactcacagcaatcctcctatgtctgcctcccaaatgctgggactaaaggcatgtgccaccattcctggcttccaAGGAGATTAATTTAAGCATTAGTGATATTAGAGTTAATTATATCTAGGGGACTCCAATttaattcatatttaaaaaatgttttgaaacaaTTATATGTACCTACTGACATCTGGGTACAAAGTCATAGGGCATCACCTGATACAAACAGACAAATGTCATAAGACATAGAACTGTGGTGGGAGGGAACAATCACATTTTATTGTCTAAATTTATGGATGTTGTCTCACAAAGCTACTAAAATAGACATAGAATCGTGTGCCTTTCTGATCTTGCTTTGCACTGTTTATAGACCTctgcactgacttttttttttgaagcaaggcaAACACACtaactttttaaatgaaagagagcatgagtgtgagagaatgaatgagattgagaaagagagagaattggggtgcaaatgtctctagccactgcagtcgaattccagacacatgtgccaccttgtgcacatgtgcgacttaCTCATGCGTCACcaagtgcatctgacttatgaagGATGTGGTGAATCaagaatgggtccttaggctttgcaggcaagcatcttaattgataagccatctctcctgtagTAGAAAGAGTAAGAAATTCCTCATGTAAGCAATGTTATATCATAATTATAGTGCActacaacaaaattattttattcttttaagaaaaacaaaggatcGGGAGAATATATAAGATAAgttaagtgaataaaatacagctttgttaggctgaggagatggctcagctgctaagggcacatgcttgcaaaacctaaccaccTCAGTTAAATTCCCCATaacacacagaaagccagatggacaaaatggTACATGATCTGGTGTtagttttcactggctagaggttTATATGCacactttctttctgtgtctcgcTGTGTCCCtctgcttatgaataaataaatgaaaatatttttttaaaagcatcatgTATCTCACCATAATATGATGGTCTTTATTAAATGCCATCATGGCTATACAGAGAACTAACTTAATTGTCAATAGGTACAAGGAATACAAGTATGGTTCACCTCTGAGGCATTTGATTGTAGTGTGCTGTGATTAGGAAGGAAATGCTGCTATTAATTTGATAATACTTTGCATTGTCTGTCAGATATGGATCAATGTGTGAAGTGCCCAATCAATCAGTATGCCAgcatagagaaaaatcactgtctccaaaaaaccATGATGTTTTTGGCTTATGAAGATGTCTTGGGGATGGCTCTGTCTTGTATAGCCCTGTTCTTCTCTGCACTCACTGCTCTTATACTTGGAGTTTTTGTGAAGCACCAAGACACACCGattgtgaaggccaataatcGAACAAACAGTTACATCCTGCTCATCTCCCTCAAGTTTTGTTTCCTCTGtccattactcttcattggacaTCCCACCACAGCCAAGTGCATCCTACAGCAGATCACATTTGCAGTTCTGTTTACTGTTGCTGTGTCAACTGTTTTGACGAAAACTATtactgtggttctggccttcagGGTCACTGCTCCAGGAAAAAAGCTGAGAGGCCTGTTATTATCAGGAGCACCTAACTTCATCATTCCAATTTGTACCATGATACAACTTGTTCTTTGTGGAATCTGGCTGGGAACATCCCCTCCCTTTGTTGACACTGATGCACACTCAGAACATGGCCACATCATCATTGTTTGCAACAAAGGCTCAGATGCTGCCTTCTACTGTGTCCTGGGCTACCTGGGATCTCTGGCTGTAGGGAGCTTTATTGTGGCTTTCCTGGCCAGAAATCTGCCTGATACATTTAATGAAGCCAAATtcctgaccttcagcatgctggtgttctgcagtgtCTGGGTCACCTTCCTCCCTGTGTACCATAGCACCAAGGGCCAGGCCATAGTGATAGTGGAGGTCTTCTCTATCTTGACCTCCAGTGCAGGGTTGCTAGGTTGCATCTTCTTCCCCAAGTGTTACATCATTTTGATAAGACCCTGTAAAAATACTCTAAAGAGGATGAAGGAAAAACATATAGTCCAaccaactgatttttttaaattttaactcatatgtattaatttaaattatatccTGTAGAAACCCTTGCACTATTGTAAGccctaaatatttaaaagggtAAGATATGAGTTCATGTGTACAAGTCTTATTTGGTCTCTACCATCAGCTTCCTACACAGCCTTCAGGCCAGGTTCCATTTTCTAGTACCTATTGAAAGCCaatttcacaaagtggcacatgcctctggaggttGTTGTCAGTAGCAAGAATAATCATTTTCTCACATCTCTCTCAAATTCATCAATAAATACACTTAGAACAAAGCACTGCTAATGCACTGTGTATTTTGCTTCTATCAGCCTTGATAAATTGAAATGTATGTGATACCTTCTTCAGATTGTTTCAAAGAAACCTGCTATAGTTTGCTGGATAGAGTGAATGTCTGAGAATGTCGAAAATCATTGTATTTGAGTGTTCAAAGAATATTCAGAGATACATAGAGGGTATGATTACAAGGTAGAAGAATAGTTCCCTTTGGAAGAAGCAGAAGCCTTACCTAAAAATGTTTTCAGTATACATTAAGGTTATCAAAGTTTGTGAAATCTACTGGATAACTTGGATAATGATAACTAGAGGTAAACAGTGACAGACTGTGAGGAGAGAGCCATACACAacgagagagtgagaaaatgggtgcacccggctctcttgccacttcaaacaaagtccagatacacgTGCGCATTTGTGTACCTTGTTCTATACAGGTACAGTAAAATAAATTTAGTGCCATTAGTGTTTGAGTGGTTACTCAGTTGTCGTACCATTGTTTTGTGAAAAGGCATTTCTTCCTCATATGGTGTTTTGATGTATTTAAAtacttgaaattttaaatttagcctttcgaaagaaaaaaaaaaccaacttaatTAAATATCATAACGGAAGTTTGTAAATAGAAAAAATGCCAGtgaaaaatcaaactgaaatGTTACTGGAAAGATGAAGCATAAGTCAAATTAAAAACTGTGGAAATCCTCTCCCATAGATTGTATCCTATGAAAGACAGAATATCAGCAGATGAAGACAAGGAAACAGAATTAATGGTTCAGTCAAAATGAATAAGGTCAAAATGTATGAAGGAAATAAGGGATATTTGCAATACTATGGAAGGACCAAGACTACAAATTATAGgcttagaaagaaaagaaccctTGACTAAAGGTTtggacatattaaaaaaaaatgtagaagaaaTTTTCCAATTTCAGGGACAAAGGATAGTATCTACGTACAAAGGGCATAGCAAACAGCAAGTATACATGACCCCAAAAGAAACTGCCCAGGCTATGTTATAGTGGGAATTGTTAATCTACAGAACTAAGAAAAGGTATTGAGAACTCATCCTAGAAACACTCAGTATCATACAAAAGTGAGCCTGTAAGGTCTTTGAAACTTCTCTTATCCAACTGGATCAAGCACATAATTCAATTGACCCATAACATGCTAGGGGAGTCAGTCTGAATTTGGGAAATGCCATATAAATTAACACATTGTGTATTTCTACAACTTTATTAAGTACaatgtttaatttctttgtaatTGTGAAAGTAATTTAAATCACTGGTTTTCAATAAGGTAAAACATTACTTCCCATTTATACCATTAAACACTTATAAACtcagatttcaaataaataacttaaatatccATTTAAAGGTGCTAAAAAGACAAGAACAGTCCAAGAATGAGATGGAAATAAATTATCAAGATCAAAGCATCAATCAGTGAgtttcaaataaaagtaaaaattaaaatgttgatgAGACAAAGAGAAATTGAACAAGATTCACATTCCACTGGCTAGATTAACCAAAAAACTacctggaagaaaacaaaaacaattcctTGATTCATGTCACAGTCCAGAAGTAAATTCAGAAAAGGCAAGCTTCCTAAACAAATATGTTACTtccaaggaaatagaaaagtcattaggaaccttcaaaaaaaaaaaaaaaaaacaacaaaaaatccagacAAGGTCACTACTGAGTTGAACCAAACCTTTCAGGTAGTCCAATTTTGTAgaatactgtttttaaaatatgcccATGAATCTCCAAATTTCAATGTTGTGACATGTCCACTTTCACTTTTAAGCT includes the following:
- the LOC123457299 gene encoding vomeronasal type-2 receptor 116-like, giving the protein MGFLLFLPKDVSFCLTETGCFWRIKQNTESDGDMWKDCLFSTQTSKKHMIDYDAVNKLYSVPVKKYQYILTMIFVTEEINRNPKLIPNKSINFYFSPTKCDDSLTIISDLSSTETKEHTVPNYGCEIIDCGLIFTGPSWATSSKIGALLSIFNLGQIHYGPFQTILSNGFQYPYLYQIAPRETRLPFAIVSLMLHFNWTWIGLVISDDDQGTKFLSDFRENLQANKPCLAFVNVIPLNMKLYNTRAREYYQQIVTSLANVVIIYGEMNSTLEVSFKRWAYLGIHRIWVTTSQWDVITKTGRDFMIDSFYGAFTFSTYHHEIPNFKKFIQTMNTSQYPIDLSVMRSEWMYFNCLDIESKCRTQSKCSLNTSIKWYASQGFDIAMNEENYNLYNAVYAWAYAYHEIYYEQVDIHPTISLCIFDCSKFYHTMKNIQFINPVGDLVTINEKTKCDADYDIFHISNFPQGLGIKVKIGQFSSYGSLSQQLHLSDEAIEWATGGRQIPSSICSEICRPGFRKFQQEGKAACCFDCSPCPEYEISNKTDMDQCVKCPINQYASIEKNHCLQKTMMFLAYEDVLGMALSCIALFFSALTALILGVFVKHQDTPIVKANNRTNSYILLISLKFCFLCPLLFIGHPTTAKCILQQITFAVLFTVAVSTVLTKTITVVLAFRVTAPGKKLRGLLLSGAPNFIIPICTMIQLVLCGIWLGTSPPFVDTDAHSEHGHIIIVCNKGSDAAFYCVLGYLGSLAVGSFIVAFLARNLPDTFNEAKFLTFSMLVFCSVWVTFLPVYHSTKGQAIVIVEVFSILTSSAGLLGCIFFPKCYIILIRPCKNTLKRMKEKHIVQPTDFFKF